The Streptomyces achromogenes genome window below encodes:
- a CDS encoding molybdopterin oxidoreductase family protein — protein MLTASTPTHCPYCALQCGMALSPLPAGGVEVVERTGFPVNRGALCGKGRTAAAVLAPGVRLTSPLVRSGGSLVPASWDEALDRIAGELGRVRAAHGADALGVFGGGGLTNEKAYALGKFARVVLGTSQIDYNGRFCMSSAAAAGMKAFGLDRGLPFPLEDIPRTGCVILVGSNLAETMPPALRFFSELRENGGTLIVIDPRRTKTAEQADLHLAPRPGTDLALALGLLHLIVAEGRVDEEYVRERTVGWEDARAAAMAHWPEYVERITGVSVPQLRETVRLFCEPEAAMVLTARGPEQQSKGTDTVGAWINLCLATGRAGRPLSGYGCLTGQGNGQGGREHGQKADQLPGYRKLDDPAARRHVAEVWGVDPDSLPGPGRSAYELLDALGSDVRSLLLMGSNPVVSAPRAAHIEERLKSLDFLAVCDVVLSETAALADVVLPVAQWAEETGTTTSLEGRVLLRRQAVTAPDGVRSDLAVLHELAARLGVEKGFPVEPEEVFEELRRASAGGIADYSGISYERLAEEDGVFWPCPADQDGRPAPGTPRLFLDRFATEDGRARFAPVSHRPSAEEPDDDYPVLLTTGRVVAQYQSGAQTRRVAELNAAAPGPFVELHPRLAARLGAAEGDPLAVVSRRGRAVAPARITTGIRPDTVFMPFHWPGAGRANTLTNPALDPTSRMPEFKVCAVRVELAGPSVSGPSANGPSVSGPPV, from the coding sequence ATGCTGACCGCCTCGACGCCCACCCACTGCCCGTACTGCGCCCTGCAGTGCGGGATGGCCCTGTCGCCTCTGCCCGCGGGGGGCGTCGAGGTGGTCGAGCGCACCGGCTTCCCGGTGAACCGGGGAGCGCTGTGCGGCAAGGGGCGCACAGCGGCCGCGGTGCTCGCCCCGGGCGTCCGGCTGACCTCGCCTCTCGTGCGGTCCGGCGGCTCGCTCGTGCCGGCCTCCTGGGACGAGGCGCTGGACCGGATCGCCGGCGAGCTGGGCCGGGTGCGGGCCGCGCACGGGGCCGACGCGCTCGGTGTGTTCGGCGGCGGCGGGCTGACCAACGAGAAGGCGTACGCGCTCGGCAAGTTCGCCCGGGTGGTGCTCGGCACCTCGCAGATCGACTACAACGGCCGGTTCTGCATGTCGTCCGCGGCGGCGGCCGGAATGAAGGCTTTCGGACTCGACCGGGGGCTGCCCTTCCCGCTGGAGGACATCCCGCGCACGGGCTGTGTGATCCTGGTCGGCTCCAACCTCGCCGAGACCATGCCGCCGGCCCTGCGGTTCTTCAGCGAACTGCGGGAGAACGGCGGCACGCTGATCGTCATCGACCCGCGCCGCACCAAGACCGCCGAGCAGGCCGACCTGCATCTGGCGCCGCGGCCCGGGACGGACCTCGCGCTCGCCCTCGGCCTGCTGCACCTGATCGTCGCCGAAGGACGGGTCGACGAGGAGTACGTGCGCGAGCGCACCGTCGGCTGGGAGGACGCCCGGGCGGCCGCCATGGCCCACTGGCCGGAGTACGTGGAACGGATCACGGGGGTGTCCGTTCCACAACTCCGGGAGACCGTACGGCTGTTCTGCGAGCCCGAGGCCGCGATGGTGCTCACCGCGCGCGGGCCCGAGCAGCAGTCCAAGGGCACCGACACCGTCGGCGCGTGGATCAACCTGTGCCTGGCGACGGGCCGGGCCGGGCGGCCGCTCAGCGGCTACGGCTGTCTGACCGGGCAGGGCAACGGGCAGGGCGGCCGCGAGCACGGCCAGAAGGCCGACCAGCTGCCCGGCTACCGCAAGCTGGACGACCCGGCGGCCCGGCGGCACGTGGCCGAGGTGTGGGGCGTGGACCCGGACTCGCTGCCCGGCCCCGGGCGCAGCGCGTACGAGCTCCTCGACGCGCTGGGGTCCGACGTCCGGTCGCTGCTGCTCATGGGGTCGAACCCGGTGGTGTCCGCGCCGCGCGCCGCGCACATCGAGGAACGCCTGAAGTCCCTCGACTTCCTCGCCGTCTGCGACGTCGTCCTGTCCGAGACGGCGGCCCTCGCGGACGTCGTCCTGCCCGTCGCCCAGTGGGCGGAGGAGACGGGGACGACGACCAGCCTGGAGGGCAGGGTGCTGCTGCGCCGGCAGGCGGTCACCGCTCCGGACGGCGTGCGCAGCGACCTGGCGGTGCTGCACGAACTGGCCGCGCGGCTGGGCGTCGAGAAGGGCTTCCCCGTCGAGCCCGAGGAGGTCTTCGAGGAGCTGCGGCGGGCCAGCGCGGGCGGGATCGCCGACTACTCCGGGATCAGCTACGAACGGCTGGCGGAGGAGGACGGGGTGTTCTGGCCCTGCCCTGCCGACCAGGACGGCCGTCCGGCGCCCGGCACGCCGCGCCTGTTCCTCGACCGGTTCGCCACCGAGGACGGCCGGGCCCGGTTCGCGCCCGTCTCACACCGGCCGAGCGCGGAGGAACCGGACGACGACTACCCCGTGCTGCTCACCACCGGGCGGGTGGTCGCGCAGTACCAGTCCGGCGCCCAGACCCGGCGGGTCGCCGAGCTGAACGCCGCCGCGCCCGGCCCGTTCGTGGAACTGCATCCCCGCCTGGCGGCGCGGCTCGGGGCGGCCGAGGGCGATCCGCTGGCCGTCGTGTCCCGGCGGGGACGGGCGGTGGCGCCGGCCCGGATCACCACGGGCATCCGCCCGGACACCGTTTTCATGCCGTTCCACTGGCCGGGCGCGGGCCGGGCCAACACCCTGACCAACCCGGCCCTGGACCCGACGTCGCGGATGCCGGAGTTCAAGGTGTGCGCGGTGCGGGTGGAGCTCGCTGGACCGTCCGTCTCGGGACCGTCCGCCAATGGACCGTCCGTCTCGGGACCGCCCGTCTAG
- a CDS encoding TetR/AcrR family transcriptional regulator: MAAETKNPRPVPSVWARGRREADQPALSRDAIVREAVAMLDADGIEALSMRKLGARLNAGATSLYRHVATKDELMELAVDEVAAEIHVPSADGPAGPDGPDWRAVVAEAAGSFRATALRHPWLASVLGQAGLAYLGPNLMAFSERLAALFTAAGFAEPGRVIEPLLSYVIGVSTTEAAWLTTVARSGETEADFVARLMPAAQQAAAPYAHLAAEYAASAAESADPAALREGKFAYGLDVVLDGLALRLPE; encoded by the coding sequence GTGGCCGCCGAGACGAAGAATCCCCGCCCCGTCCCCTCCGTGTGGGCCCGCGGGCGCCGCGAAGCCGACCAGCCCGCGCTCAGCCGGGACGCGATCGTCCGCGAGGCGGTCGCCATGCTGGACGCCGACGGCATCGAGGCGCTGAGCATGCGCAAGCTGGGCGCCCGACTGAACGCCGGCGCGACCTCCCTCTACCGGCACGTCGCCACCAAGGACGAGCTGATGGAGCTGGCCGTGGACGAGGTCGCCGCCGAGATCCACGTCCCGTCGGCCGACGGACCCGCCGGACCGGACGGACCCGACTGGCGCGCCGTCGTCGCCGAGGCCGCGGGCTCCTTCCGTGCGACCGCGCTGCGCCACCCCTGGCTCGCCTCGGTCCTCGGCCAGGCGGGCCTCGCCTACCTCGGCCCCAACCTGATGGCCTTCTCGGAGCGGCTCGCCGCGCTGTTCACGGCCGCCGGGTTCGCCGAACCGGGCCGCGTCATCGAGCCCCTGCTGAGCTACGTCATCGGCGTGAGCACCACCGAGGCGGCCTGGCTCACCACGGTCGCCCGTTCCGGCGAGACCGAGGCGGATTTCGTCGCCCGCCTGATGCCCGCGGCCCAGCAGGCCGCCGCCCCCTATGCCCACCTGGCCGCCGAGTACGCCGCGAGCGCCGCCGAGTCGGCCGACCCGGCGGCGCTGCGCGAGGGCAAGTTCGCCTACGGCCTGGACGTCGTGCTGGACGGCCTGGCCCTGCGCCTGCCGGAGTAG
- a CDS encoding enoyl-CoA hydratase-related protein, with protein MDNLKLERAGGVVTVRLHRPHVLNALNTELLGELLHVLRPLDADDAVGCVVVTGSERAFAAGADIREMAGKSAVEMAREDYFSAWEDFADLRTPRIAAVNGVALGGGCELAMMCDLVIAGESAVFGQPEIKLGVIPGIGGTQRLTRLVGRAKAMDLVLTGRTMDALEAERAGLVSRVVPDDRVLPEAWEAAAAVASYGGAAVRAARECVDRALETGLRDGIRYERRVFHALFATEDQKEGMAAFLEKRPPRFTGR; from the coding sequence ATGGACAACCTGAAGCTGGAACGCGCGGGCGGGGTCGTGACGGTCCGTCTGCACCGACCGCACGTGCTCAACGCGCTGAACACGGAACTGCTGGGCGAACTCCTGCACGTCCTGCGCCCGTTGGACGCGGACGACGCCGTCGGATGCGTCGTCGTCACCGGTTCCGAACGGGCCTTCGCGGCCGGCGCCGACATCAGGGAGATGGCGGGGAAGTCGGCCGTGGAGATGGCAAGGGAGGACTACTTCTCCGCCTGGGAGGACTTCGCGGACCTGCGCACCCCGCGGATCGCCGCGGTGAACGGCGTCGCGCTCGGCGGCGGCTGCGAACTGGCGATGATGTGCGATCTGGTGATCGCGGGGGAGTCGGCGGTCTTCGGGCAGCCGGAGATCAAGCTGGGGGTGATCCCGGGCATCGGCGGCACCCAGCGCCTGACCCGTCTGGTGGGCCGCGCGAAGGCGATGGACCTGGTCCTCACCGGCCGCACGATGGACGCCCTCGAGGCGGAACGCGCGGGCCTGGTCTCCCGGGTGGTCCCCGACGACCGGGTACTGCCCGAGGCGTGGGAGGCGGCGGCGGCCGTCGCGTCGTACGGGGGCGCTGCGGTGCGGGCGGCCCGCGAGTGCGTGGACCGGGCCCTGGAGACCGGCCTGCGGGACGGTATCCGCTACGAACGCCGTGTCTTCCACGCCCTGTTCGCGACGGAGGACCAGAAGGAGGGGATGGCCGCGTTCCTGGAGAAGAGGCCACCCCGCTTCACCGGACGCTGA
- a CDS encoding amino acid adenylation domain-containing protein, whose protein sequence is MPLRHLAPRDQDLFWRYGRGPAVDVPDPLVHRAVERHAAATPYAVAAEHHGTTLTYGELDRYADALAARLILEGVRPGDHVGLFVRRSLPMLVGLLGILKAGAAYVPQDIGLAPPAQLAHVVRAAATRVVLTQRAHAARIPRGPRVLALDEPLPRARAPRPRIDPDDGCYVLFTSGTTGCPNGVKVTHRNVANLLCTEPGGLGIRPGDRVAQLLNIAFDMAAWEILGCLAHGATLVVRGKDIAAAARTATVLVATPTVLAGIDPAACPRVRTVAVAGEPCPRPLADAWAARAAFHNCCGPTETTIVNTMSRHTPAAPLLTIGRPTPNNTVYVLDADRRALPIGEVGEMWAGGDCVSAGYLGNDELNAERYAPDPFLGRGHRMFRTRDLGRWTPGGELEHLGRTDDQVKVRGFRVELDSVSSVLEGVPGCTRAVTLRRDARSLVSFVCPADVDPDAARRAVADALPYYCVPDDVMPMTALPETDRGKIDKPALLKLARERTAVASR, encoded by the coding sequence ATGCCTCTGCGCCATCTCGCCCCCCGTGACCAGGATCTCTTCTGGCGCTACGGCCGCGGCCCCGCCGTCGACGTCCCGGACCCGCTGGTCCACCGCGCCGTCGAACGGCACGCGGCGGCCACCCCGTACGCGGTCGCCGCCGAACACCACGGCACGACCCTGACCTACGGCGAACTCGACCGGTACGCCGACGCCCTCGCCGCCCGGCTGATCCTCGAGGGCGTCCGCCCCGGCGACCACGTCGGCCTCTTCGTCCGCCGCTCGCTGCCGATGCTCGTCGGCCTGCTCGGCATCCTGAAGGCGGGCGCGGCCTACGTCCCCCAGGACATCGGCCTCGCACCCCCCGCCCAGCTCGCCCACGTCGTCCGGGCCGCAGCCACCCGCGTCGTGCTCACCCAGCGCGCGCACGCCGCCCGGATCCCGCGCGGCCCCCGCGTCCTCGCCCTCGACGAACCCCTCCCGCGCGCCCGCGCGCCCCGCCCCCGCATCGACCCCGACGACGGCTGCTACGTCCTGTTCACCTCCGGCACGACCGGCTGCCCCAACGGCGTGAAGGTCACCCACCGCAACGTCGCCAACCTCCTGTGCACGGAACCCGGAGGCCTCGGCATCCGCCCGGGCGACCGGGTGGCCCAACTCCTCAACATCGCCTTCGACATGGCCGCCTGGGAGATCCTCGGCTGCCTCGCCCACGGCGCCACCCTGGTCGTCCGCGGCAAGGACATCGCGGCGGCCGCCCGCACCGCCACCGTCCTCGTCGCCACCCCGACCGTGCTCGCCGGCATCGACCCGGCGGCCTGCCCCCGGGTGCGCACGGTGGCCGTCGCCGGCGAGCCCTGCCCGCGCCCGCTCGCCGACGCCTGGGCGGCCCGGGCCGCCTTCCACAACTGCTGCGGCCCCACCGAGACGACCATCGTGAACACGATGAGCCGCCACACCCCGGCCGCCCCGCTGCTCACCATCGGCCGCCCCACCCCGAACAACACCGTCTACGTCCTCGACGCCGACCGCCGCGCCCTGCCCATCGGCGAGGTCGGCGAGATGTGGGCCGGCGGCGACTGCGTCTCGGCCGGCTACCTCGGCAACGACGAGCTGAACGCCGAGCGCTACGCCCCCGACCCCTTTCTCGGCAGGGGGCACCGGATGTTCCGCACCCGCGACCTCGGCCGCTGGACCCCCGGCGGCGAACTCGAACACCTCGGCCGCACCGACGACCAGGTCAAGGTACGCGGGTTTCGCGTCGAGCTGGACTCCGTGTCGTCGGTCCTCGAAGGCGTTCCGGGCTGCACCCGGGCGGTGACCCTGCGGCGCGACGCCCGCAGCCTGGTCTCCTTCGTCTGCCCGGCCGACGTGGACCCCGACGCGGCCCGCCGAGCGGTGGCGGACGCACTGCCGTACTACTGCGTGCCCGACGATGTCATGCCCATGACAGCATTGCCGGAGACCGACCGCGGAAAGATCGACAAGCCGGCGCTGCTGAAGCTGGCCCGCGAGCGGACGGCGGTGGCCTCCCGATGA